The following nucleotide sequence is from bacterium.
GGGCGATGTCGTTGAGCACCCGGGAGTACCGCTCCTCGTTCTCGTGCAGCTTCAATGAATAGGCGATGTACCCCTGTTCGGTGATGCCGTAGGAGTCCAGGAGTTTTTGTACCTGCCCCTCACGCCACTGCGCCCGGAGGGCCGGGTCGGAGGGGATGGAACCACCCGGGCCCTGGCGCGTGCCCAGGAGGGTCAGGTCCACGGTGAGCTTGACGTAGTCGCCGTCGTCGAACCCCCCGTCGGCGCAGCCCAGGGGGACGAGTGCCGCGGCGAGAAGGATCGCGAGGGCGACGGCTCTATTTCTCATCGGCGGGCAAGGCCCCCTCACCGGGCGGGAGGAGCTCCGGGTGGTCGCGGCGTAAATTTTCCAAAACCCTGGAGGCCAGGTCGGGGTCGGAGAAGACATCCAGCTCGAACCGCTCGTACTCCTCCTTCCCGACGCCCGCGTCCCGCAGGACCGCGTCCGGGTTCTCGCCGCGGGAGGCGGCCTCCAGGCGGGCGGCGAGGAGGTCGGTGTAGGTCTGTGCGGTCAACTCCCCCTCGCAGGAGACGAGGAGGAGAAGGAGAAGGAAGGGCAGGATTCTAGCGGTCATCGTCGGGGGCCAGCCCCTCGAGGCCGTGGCGCGCGGTGCCGGCGGCCCCGCTGCCCATGGCGTCCAGGGCGTCGGAGATGGCTTTCTCCACCCGTTCCTGCACATCGGCGTGCTCGGCCACGTAGGTGGCGAAGGCGTCCATGTCGTTCATGGTGAAGCCCCGGGCGGCCACCTCCTCCTCGACCCGCTTTTGGATTTTATCCTCGGGCAGCCCCTCACCGGCTAGTTGGACGGTGAGGACCGAGATTTCGATGTAGGTCGCCTCGTCCATACGGGGGGCGGCGGAGTGGTCGGAGGCGTGGAGGCTGCCGGTGAGCTCGGCCAGCTCCTCGGGAGTCCGGGCGGCCTCGAAGTCGCGGACCTGCTCCGGGTCTATCCCGTGGCTCTCATACACCGGCTGGAGCGGCTCACCGTGAGCCTCGGCCAGGGCGATGTCCTTCATGAGCTCGACGTACTGCTCCTCGGTTATCTCGCCTCCGCCGCAACCCGCGGTGAAGAGAAGGGCCAGCGCGGCGGTCAGGATACATGCGATTCTCATGGGGTCTCCTCGGACGGGGTCGGTTCCACGGGCGGTGTCGGCTCCATCGGGGGCAAGGTCTCGGGCAGCGCCTGGGAATAAAGCTCGGCGAACTTCTCCCGCAGCTCCCCGCTCCGGTTCATGATCATCTCGACGACGGCCGCCAGACGCTCGGGGTCGTTGGCCAGGGTGTCCTCGAACTGGTATACGTCGTCCGGGGTGACGCCGTTATCGGCCGCCGCCTTCGCCAGCGCCTCGTCCACCGGCAGCTCGTCCTCGAGCATGTAGGTGGTCTTGGCCAGGATGACGGCGACATAGGTCTCGTCGTCCATGTCGGAACCACAACCGGCGAGGAGCAGCAGGAGAAGCGGCAGGAGGACAAAGGGCGTGCGCATCTTGAGTCTCCCGTGGGCGTTCGACCGGCCCGGCCGGTCAATCCAGAAGTGACGGGGTGAAGAGCTCCTCGGTCTCCCGGTTTATCCGGTCCTGCACGGCGCGGAGGTGGTCGGGGTCCCCTTCGAGCTCGGCCTGGTAAGCCTGGAAGTCTTCGATCGTGGTGTCGTTGTCGGCGGCGGCCCGCTCGAGGGCCTCCTCCGGGGTAAGCCCCTCGTCGAACATGATGCGGAGCTGGTCTATGGAGACCTCGACGAAGAGGTCGTCGTCCACGGCCTTGGCGCACCCGCCGAGGGCCAGAACGGCGAGGATCAGGGCGAGTAAGAGGCTACGGCTCATGGGGGTTCGGCAATCCTTCCCGTGGAACGTGCAGGTACGGTTGGGCCCGGCGGGCAATCTCGGCGGCCACTCCCACGTCGGTGTCCCGGTCGCGGAGGAGCCACCGCGAGTACTCGTACATTGATTGGGCGGTGGTGCCGTGGAGCCGGGCGGCCTCGGCCAGCGCCTCCCCCGGCGGCAGTCCCTCCTCGGCCTCCAGGCGCAGGCGCTCGACCATGACGGCGATGTACGCCTCGTCGTCCAGCTCGCCGCACCCGGTCAGGAAAAACCCAGCCGCGACTGCGAGGACGCCGAAGAGCCACACCGCCCCGCCCCGGGTGTACGCGCGTCCCGATATTATCATAAAGCCGCCGTGCCGTTCACGGGTGTCGCCCCCTCCCGCGCCGCCGGTAGCTCTCCACGGCCGCGTACAGGGCGAGGAGGACGAAGGCGCCCAGCTCGGCCCACGGGAGGGCGTCCCCCCAGAACATGTAGGGGGTCGGCCCCTCGGCCCGGGGGATTTTCACCAGAACCACGTCCTCGGTGTCCAGGAGGGTTTCATCACTGGGACGCCCCCAGGGGTCTACCCACAGGCTCACCCCGGCGTTGGCCGACCGCAGTACGGGGACCCGGCTCTCCACGGCTCGCAGGACGGATACCTCGGCGTGCTGGTACGGGGCGGCGCTCTGGCGGAACCAGGCGTCGTTGGTGATGACCACCAGGAAGTCGGCGCCCCGCCGGGTGTAGTCCAGGCCTATCCCGGGGTAGATGCTCTCGAAGCAGATGAGAAGGCCGAAACGGGCGAGGACGGGTCCCGAGGCCGGCGGCGGCACCGGCAGCAGCTCCGCGGTGAGCTCGGGGCGCTCGGCGAGCGAGAAGGTCGTCGGATCGTCGTCGGCTACTGGGGTATCCGGCATGGGGAGGGGCGTCGGTCCCCGCCCGGGCGTCACCTCGAACAGCGGCATCCGCCAGCCGAAGTTGAAGTTGCTCGCCCGCTCGAGGAGGCCCTTCAACAATTCAGAGTCCCGGCCGAACGGGATGGTCTCGGAGAAGGGGACGAGGTGGATTTTAAAGTAGCGCTCCAGGGCCTTGGGGTTTCCCGGCTCCAGGAGGACGGCGGCGTTGAAGTGGCGCCCGGCGCCGCCCTCGCCCTCGTAATCCAGCGCCTGCGTCCCCACCAGGTGCCGGCAGCCCGAGCGGTTCACCATCCCCTGCACCCGGGTGTACCACATCGGCGTGCGTTCCAGGTAACAGTTGGCCGAAGACTCGGGCCAGATGATCAAGTCCAGGTAATCGGTGCCGGTCCGCTCGATAGCCCGCTCCACCTGGTGCTCGTAGATGCGGTAGGTCTCGCCCGAGGTGATGAAGTAGGGGGCCCACTTCAGGTCCTGGGGGATGCCGCCCTGGAGAATCGCCGCCCGCACGGGCCGCTCGGGGTAGGTCGGCTCGCCGAGGGCCGCCAACCCGCCCAGGTGTACCACCGCCGCCAGCACCAGCGCCGCGGCGCCCCAGGGTAGAAGGGCCCTCCGCCAGCTCCGGCGACGCAGCCACTCCACCGCCTCGGCCACCAGGGCGTTGAACGCTATGACCACGGCCGAGACGCCGTACACCCCGAAGAGCGACGCGGTCTGCACCGCCAAGAGATTCCGCGCCTGGGAATAGCCGAGGGCGAGCCAGGGGAAGGCGTAGAAGCCAAGGCACTTGACGTACTCCGTGGCGCCCCAGGCCAGCGCGGCCACGATCCAGTACGGCACGCGGGGGACGTTCCGCCGGACCAGGGCCAGGACCACGCCGCCCAGCCCCGAGTAGAGCGCCATCAACAGGGCGCTGATCACGAAGCCCGGCGCGGTGATGGGCGCCATCCAGTAGAAACCGAAGACGTTGACCAGGAAACTGAAGACGAACCAGTGGCGGAAGCCCTGCCCCGGCGTCAGGTCCCGGGAGGCGACGAAGAGGGGGACCAGGGCGAACCAGGCCAGGCCGTAAACCCCGGCCTTGGGGAAACTGAGGACGTAGAGCGCCACCCCGAGCGCGACCAGGCCGATCCGGGGGTAGAGCCCCAGGGGTTTTTGCCCGACCCGGCCGTCGAGCCGGCTTCCGTCCAACGGTGGTAAAACGTCCTCTCTCACGGGGTTGAAGTGTATAAAAGGACGACCGGCCGGTCAACCGTCGTCGTAAACGGCTTTGGGAAAAGCCGGGTTTGACTACCGCCCCCGCTGCGGCTACAATTTACCGGAGGTATAGCTCGCTTCGCTCGGTTTGCCGGGGGCATAGCTCGCTTCGCTCGGTTCACCTGCTCGAAAGACTCGGAAGCCGAAGGTGAGAACTCTTGATTTCGTCAGCCCTTCTGAAATACGCCTCTGGAGCAAGACAGTGGAACTGACCCTGTTGAGCGACGGCCGCTTCAAGCTGGACGGCGGCGCCATGTTCGGCGTGGTGCCCAAGGTGCTCTGGTCGCGCGTGGCGCCGGCCGACGACTCCAACCGCATCCGACTCGCCGCCACCTCCACCCTGGTCCGCACCCGGGGAAAAAACATCCTCATCGAGACCGGGATGGGGGACAAGTGGAAGGGCGGGGAAGCGGAGATGTTCGCCGTGGAGCAGCCGCCGACCCTCGCGGGCTCCCTGGCCGAGCGGGGGCTCTCGCCGGAGGAGATAGACTACGTGATTCTGACCCACCTCCACTTCGACCACGCCGGCGGGGCCACGCGGCGCGACGCGGACGGAAGGCTCGTCCCCACCTTTCCCAACGCCCGCTACATCGTCCAGAAGCGGGAGTGGCAGGCGGCTGGGCACCCCAACGACCGCAACCGGGCCAGCTACCGCCCGGAGAACTTCCTCCCCCTGAAGGAACACAGCCTGGTGGACCTCATCGAGGGCGAGGTCCAGGTGGTGGAGGGGGTCCGCTGCCGGTTCTCCGGTGGGCACAGCGCGGGGCACCAGATCGTGATTCTCGAGGGGCGCGAGGGGGTGGCCTGCCATCTGGGCGACGAATGCCCAACCCGGGCCCACATCCCCGGTCCCTGGGTGATGGCCT
It contains:
- a CDS encoding MBL fold metallo-hydrolase, with protein sequence MRTLDFVSPSEIRLWSKTVELTLLSDGRFKLDGGAMFGVVPKVLWSRVAPADDSNRIRLAATSTLVRTRGKNILIETGMGDKWKGGEAEMFAVEQPPTLAGSLAERGLSPEEIDYVILTHLHFDHAGGATRRDADGRLVPTFPNARYIVQKREWQAAGHPNDRNRASYRPENFLPLKEHSLVDLIEGEVQVVEGVRCRFSGGHSAGHQIVILEGREGVACHLGDECPTRAHIPGPWVMAYDLDPVRAMYQKNTYMEQGWKLGWVMIAGHDPDQPLFRLRKNDKGRYESVPLDGEDALL
- the lnt gene encoding apolipoprotein N-acyltransferase; translation: MDGSRLDGRVGQKPLGLYPRIGLVALGVALYVLSFPKAGVYGLAWFALVPLFVASRDLTPGQGFRHWFVFSFLVNVFGFYWMAPITAPGFVISALLMALYSGLGGVVLALVRRNVPRVPYWIVAALAWGATEYVKCLGFYAFPWLALGYSQARNLLAVQTASLFGVYGVSAVVIAFNALVAEAVEWLRRRSWRRALLPWGAAALVLAAVVHLGGLAALGEPTYPERPVRAAILQGGIPQDLKWAPYFITSGETYRIYEHQVERAIERTGTDYLDLIIWPESSANCYLERTPMWYTRVQGMVNRSGCRHLVGTQALDYEGEGGAGRHFNAAVLLEPGNPKALERYFKIHLVPFSETIPFGRDSELLKGLLERASNFNFGWRMPLFEVTPGRGPTPLPMPDTPVADDDPTTFSLAERPELTAELLPVPPPASGPVLARFGLLICFESIYPGIGLDYTRRGADFLVVITNDAWFRQSAAPYQHAEVSVLRAVESRVPVLRSANAGVSLWVDPWGRPSDETLLDTEDVVLVKIPRAEGPTPYMFWGDALPWAELGAFVLLALYAAVESYRRRGRGRHP